The following are encoded in a window of Kaistia algarum genomic DNA:
- the clpB gene encoding ATP-dependent chaperone ClpB, whose product MNFDNYSERAKGFIQSAQTQALTRGHQQFAPEHLLKVLLDDEEGLAGGLIDSSGGRSREVLAATERALAAMPSVSGGGAGQLYLAPALAKVFAQAEALAKKAGDSFVTVERLLLALALEKDAKTAQILKDGGVTAVGLNRSIEALRQGRTADSAGAEGQYDALKKYARDLTQVARDGKLDPVIGRDDEIRRTIQVLSRRTKNNPVLIGEPGVGKTAIAEGLALRIVNGDVPESLKDKRLLALDMGALIAGAKYRGEFEERLKAVLSEVTSANGGIILFIDEMHTLVGAGKADGAMDASNLLKPALARGELHCVGATTLDEYRKHVEKDAALARRFQPIFVGEPTVEDTISILRGIKEKYELHHGVRIMDSALVAAATLSNRYITDRFLPDKAIDLMDEASARLRMQVDSKPEALDELDRRVIQLKIEREALKKETDQASKDRLERLEKELTDLEEESAAFTQRWHAEKDKLSSAQRLKEQLDQARSDLEKAQRTGDLAKAGELAYGTIPALERQLVEAEKAQTSTMMEEAVTPEHIAQIVARWTGVPVDKMLEGEREKLLRMEDELGKRVVGQAEAVHAVSTAVRRARAGLQDPNRPIGSFMFLGPTGVGKTELTKALASFLFDDESAMVRIDMSEFMEKHSVARLIGAPPGYVGYEEGGSLTEAVRRRPYQIVLFDEIEKAHPDVFNILLQVLDDGRLTDGQGRTVDFKNTVIIMTSNLGSEYLANLRDDEDVDAVREQVMAVVRGHFRPEFLNRLDDIILFHRLKRAEMGRIVEIQLKRLQKLLEERKVVLELDDTAKAWLAEKGYDPTYGARPLKRVIQRYVQDPLADKILAGEIADGTRVKITSGTDKLLFLPKGETAKAA is encoded by the coding sequence AACGGGCGCTCGCTGCCATGCCGTCGGTCTCTGGCGGCGGCGCCGGACAGCTCTATCTGGCGCCGGCGCTTGCCAAGGTGTTCGCGCAGGCTGAAGCGCTCGCCAAGAAGGCGGGCGACAGCTTCGTCACGGTCGAGCGGCTACTGCTGGCGCTGGCGCTCGAAAAAGACGCCAAGACCGCGCAGATCCTCAAGGACGGCGGTGTCACCGCGGTCGGGCTCAATCGTTCGATCGAGGCGCTGCGCCAGGGACGCACGGCCGACAGTGCCGGCGCCGAGGGCCAGTATGACGCGCTGAAGAAATATGCGCGTGACCTTACCCAGGTAGCGCGCGACGGAAAGCTCGATCCGGTCATCGGCCGTGACGATGAGATCCGTCGCACGATCCAGGTGCTGTCGCGGCGTACCAAGAACAATCCGGTGCTGATCGGCGAACCGGGTGTCGGCAAGACGGCGATCGCAGAAGGGCTGGCGCTGCGCATCGTCAATGGCGACGTGCCGGAAAGCCTCAAGGACAAGCGCCTGCTCGCGCTTGACATGGGCGCGTTGATTGCCGGTGCGAAATATCGCGGCGAGTTCGAGGAGCGGCTGAAGGCCGTGCTCTCGGAAGTCACGTCGGCCAATGGCGGCATCATCCTGTTCATCGACGAGATGCATACGCTGGTGGGCGCCGGCAAGGCGGATGGAGCGATGGACGCCTCCAACCTCTTGAAGCCCGCTCTGGCCCGCGGCGAACTCCATTGCGTCGGCGCGACCACGCTCGACGAATATCGCAAGCATGTCGAGAAGGACGCGGCGCTGGCCCGCCGGTTCCAGCCGATCTTTGTCGGCGAGCCGACGGTCGAAGACACGATCTCGATCCTGCGCGGCATCAAGGAGAAATATGAGCTGCACCATGGCGTGCGGATCATGGACTCCGCTTTGGTGGCCGCCGCGACATTGTCGAACCGCTACATCACCGACCGCTTCCTGCCGGACAAGGCAATCGACCTGATGGACGAGGCCTCAGCGCGGCTGCGCATGCAGGTCGATTCGAAGCCGGAGGCGCTCGACGAACTCGATCGGCGCGTCATCCAGCTCAAGATCGAGCGCGAGGCGCTGAAGAAGGAGACCGACCAGGCCTCGAAGGACCGGCTGGAGCGGCTGGAGAAGGAACTGACCGACCTCGAAGAGGAATCGGCGGCCTTCACGCAGCGCTGGCATGCCGAGAAGGACAAGCTCTCCTCCGCACAGCGGCTGAAGGAGCAACTTGACCAGGCTCGCAGTGATCTCGAAAAGGCGCAGCGCACGGGCGATCTAGCCAAGGCCGGCGAGCTGGCCTATGGCACGATCCCCGCTCTGGAGCGCCAGCTCGTTGAAGCCGAAAAGGCACAGACGAGCACGATGATGGAAGAGGCCGTGACGCCGGAGCACATCGCGCAGATCGTCGCGCGCTGGACCGGCGTGCCCGTTGACAAGATGCTCGAGGGCGAGCGCGAGAAGCTGCTCCGCATGGAGGATGAGCTCGGCAAGCGGGTCGTCGGCCAGGCTGAGGCGGTGCATGCGGTCTCGACCGCGGTCCGCCGGGCGCGTGCCGGGCTGCAGGATCCAAACCGGCCGATCGGCTCGTTCATGTTCTTAGGCCCGACCGGCGTCGGCAAGACCGAGCTGACCAAAGCCCTGGCGTCGTTTCTGTTCGACGATGAGAGCGCCATGGTTCGGATCGACATGTCCGAATTTATGGAGAAGCACTCGGTCGCCCGGCTGATCGGCGCGCCTCCCGGCTATGTGGGCTATGAAGAAGGCGGGTCCTTGACGGAGGCGGTTCGCCGCCGGCCGTACCAGATCGTTCTCTTCGACGAGATCGAGAAGGCGCATCCCGATGTCTTCAACATCCTGCTGCAGGTGCTCGACGATGGGCGCCTGACGGACGGGCAGGGGCGGACGGTCGATTTCAAGAACACCGTCATCATCATGACCTCGAACCTCGGTTCCGAATATCTCGCCAATCTGCGCGACGATGAGGATGTTGATGCGGTCCGCGAGCAGGTCATGGCGGTGGTGCGGGGGCATTTCCGGCCCGAGTTCCTGAACCGGCTCGACGATATCATCCTGTTCCACCGCCTGAAGCGGGCCGAGATGGGGCGGATCGTTGAGATCCAGCTGAAGCGCCTGCAGAAGCTGCTGGAGGAGCGCAAGGTCGTGCTCGAGCTCGACGATACGGCCAAGGCCTGGCTTGCCGAGAAGGGCTACGACCCGACCTATGGCGCGCGGCCGCTGAAGCGGGTGATCCAGCGCTATGTGCAGGATCCGCTCGCCGACAAGATCCTCGCCGGCGAGATCGCCGATGGCACACGCGTCAAGATCACCTCGGGAACCGACAAGCTGCTGTTCCTGCCGAAAGGCGAGACCGCCAAGGCCGCGTAA
- a CDS encoding OmpA family protein, whose product MFKAGFLLLLLVMSSTVAYADATLPDADIDGAKDNPLTQRYDGSWIVSYEQSAYTDFTIPLAPLRPDADPDKRDVENNVVYAPEKSQAVEGKLTRIAYLLPEGRSPLEVLRNFQTVITNQGGALLFECKTEACGGAADRASQGGGGDMSLMMTFFHARDLKLEDFSNGACALTSTITDQRFFAAKLPQDGGEAYVTVQTFSLIDDLYCKAFNGRTIALVQVVEPKPRDQKMVVVTSAQMESGLSQLGSISLYGILFDTDKAVLKAASAPTLQEIAALLEQDPKMAVLVVGHTDNHGDYGHNVDLSERRAQAVKTALVKTYGIDAKRLTAAGAGMMAPVASNDSEEGRAKNRRVVLVKAN is encoded by the coding sequence ATGTTCAAGGCAGGATTTCTCCTTCTGCTCTTGGTGATGTCTTCCACGGTAGCCTACGCCGACGCCACCCTTCCTGACGCCGACATTGACGGCGCCAAGGACAATCCTCTGACGCAACGCTATGACGGCTCGTGGATCGTCAGCTACGAACAATCCGCCTATACCGATTTCACCATACCGCTGGCGCCGTTGAGGCCGGATGCGGATCCGGACAAGCGCGATGTCGAGAATAACGTCGTCTATGCCCCGGAAAAGAGCCAGGCGGTCGAGGGCAAGCTCACCCGCATCGCCTATCTGCTTCCCGAGGGCCGATCGCCACTTGAGGTGTTGCGCAACTTCCAGACGGTGATCACCAATCAGGGGGGCGCGCTGCTTTTCGAATGCAAGACCGAAGCCTGCGGCGGCGCGGCAGATCGCGCGTCACAGGGCGGCGGCGGCGATATGAGCCTGATGATGACCTTCTTCCACGCGCGCGACCTGAAGCTGGAGGATTTCTCCAACGGCGCTTGCGCCCTGACATCGACGATCACGGACCAACGTTTCTTCGCGGCCAAACTGCCGCAGGACGGCGGCGAAGCCTACGTCACCGTCCAGACGTTTTCGCTGATCGACGATCTCTATTGCAAGGCTTTCAACGGCCGCACGATCGCCTTGGTGCAGGTCGTCGAACCCAAGCCGCGCGACCAGAAAATGGTGGTCGTGACGTCCGCCCAGATGGAATCGGGCCTCAGCCAACTTGGCTCGATATCCCTCTATGGCATCCTGTTCGACACCGACAAAGCCGTCCTCAAGGCAGCGTCCGCGCCGACCTTGCAGGAGATCGCGGCGTTGCTCGAACAAGACCCGAAGATGGCGGTCCTGGTGGTTGGGCACACCGACAATCACGGCGACTATGGCCACAATGTCGACCTCTCCGAGCGGCGCGCGCAGGCGGTCAAGACGGCTCTGGTCAAAACATACGGAATCGACGCCAAGCGGCTGACCGCAGCGGGAGCCGGCATGATGGCCCCGGTTGCGAGCAACGATTCCGAGGAGGGCCGCGCCAAGAACCGGCGGGTCGTCTTGGTAAAGGCAAACTGA